From Anopheles arabiensis isolate DONGOLA chromosome 3, AaraD3, whole genome shotgun sequence, a single genomic window includes:
- the LOC120900942 gene encoding LYR motif-containing protein 2: MSKLPKAALSLKQFMLRQEVLKLYRTIFRTIRQVPDASSRRELRDWARADFRNNRNQTDELAIKMLLQHGNRSLKELQTSLELSGSGPTDTASHSDATKRS; the protein is encoded by the exons ATGTCGAAACTTCCAAAGGCAGCACTTAGTCTGAAGCAG TTTATGCTGCGGCAGGAGGTGCTCAAACTCTACCGGACAATATTCCGCACTATCCGCCAGGTGCCGGACGCGAGCAGCCGGCGCGAGTTGCGTGACTGGGCGCGGGCCGACTTTCGCAACAATCGCAATCAAACGGACGAGCTGGCGATCaagatgctgctgcagcatgGCAATCGTAGCTTGAAGGAGCTACAGACCAGCCTCGAGCTTAGTGGAAGTGGCCCCACCGACACGGCCAGCCATTCGGACGCAACAAAGCGCAGCTAG
- the LOC120900941 gene encoding transmembrane protein 39A-A, with amino-acid sequence MTVTIRRLHRGHPPSTAGHYAGSQALAASGAAGAQQRSNNPDSNGEEDGSAMYTPFPKHVPYPNTEQSSELMNELFIFGFTIIASATQFLHLYRSVWWLPNSYNRQAVNFYLIDWDLAIFIDIMASRRLLYCCILRCIDANCPEAYADVSKKVAKYTFLAFVLASFVGCGTQIYQKASYIHLFVLSYPLVLYLMIFGLNLEQFLRTIVDTEPNCINGMPLHSCSSSAGAIRTEIDALRTDFNARCKQIVFTSLLNAYYAGFVPCVLASKHLYYNNFWTTQHLACVFVGGLTMCVTYCFPMRYCDVFHRAALHLGQWQRVSNRSNSVPTYTWSKTNIYPHGTYVRHMGEVYRSVGYCTSAVPANTSHYRFYAIFSNHIVIYLTLFAVQMLLIVLQLAIFALTPEWQNVLSVAFLLLINFFTLFRIARDYFIARRIYANEPLYLGMRMQ; translated from the exons ATGACTGTAACGATTAGAAGACTGCACCGGGGACATCCTCCGTCGACGGCGGGACATTATGCAGGGTCCCAGGCGCTGGCGGCAAGTGGCGCTGCCGGTGCGCAGCAACGCAGCAACAATCCGGACAGTAACGGCGAGGAGGATGGAAGTGCCATGTACACGCCGTTCCCGAAGCACGTGCCGTACCCGAACACGGAGCAAAGCTCGGAGCTGATGAACGAGCTGTTCATATTCGGCTTCACCATCATCGCCAGTGcgacacagtttttgcacctGTACCGGTCCGTCTGGTGGTTGCCGAATTCGTACAACCGGCAGGCGGTG AACTTTTACCTTATCGACTGGGATTTAGCCATCTTCATCGACATTATGGCGAGCCGGCGGCTCCTGTACTGCTGCATCCTGAGGTGCATCGATGCCAACTGCCCGGAAGCGTACGCGGACGTAAGCAAAAAGGTGGCCAAGTACACGTTCCTTGCGTTTGTGCTCGCGTCCTTCGTTGGCTGCGGCACGCAGATCTACCAGAAGGCGAGCTACATCCATCTGTTCGTGCTGAGCTACCCGCTGGTACTGTACCTGATGATATTCGGCCTCAATCTGGAGCAGTTTCTGCGCACGATCGTCGACACCGAGCCGAACTGCATCAACGGGATGCCGCTGCACAGCTGCTCCTCCAGTGCGGGCGCCATCCGGACCGAGATCGACGCACTGCGGACGGACTTTAACGCACGCTGCAAGCAGATCGTCTTTACCTCGCTGCTGAACGCGTACTACGCCGGCTTCGTGCCGTGCGTGCTGGCCTCGAAGCATCTGTACTACAACAACTTCTGGACCACGCAGCATCTGGCGTGCGTGTTTGTCGGCGGGCTGACCATGTGCGTCACGTACTGCTTCCCGATGCGGTACTGTGACGTGTTTCACCGGGCCGCACTGCATCTCGGCCAGTGGCAGCGGGTTAGCAATCGGTCGAACAGCGTGCCGACGTACACGTGGTCGAAGACGAACATCTACCCGCACGGGACGTACGTGCGGCACATGGGCGAGGTGTACCGGTCGGTGGGCTACTGCACATCGGCCGTACCGGCCAACACTAGCCATTATAGATTTTAC GCCATTTTCAGCAACCATATCGTGATCTATCTGACACTGTTCGCTGTGCAGATGCTGCTGATAGTGCTGCAGCTGGCCATATTTGCGCTCACCCCGGAGTGGCAAAACGTGCTCTCGGTGGCGTTTCTGTTGCTGATCAACTTTTTCACCCTGTTCCGGATCGCCCGGGACTACTTTATCGCCCGCCGGATATACGCCAACGAGCCACTGTACCTCGGCATGCGCATGCAGTAG
- the LOC120900940 gene encoding E3 ubiquitin-protein ligase TM129 isoform X2: MVPHIIYGIIFVMLFFFTIFPTAEMESVGLTVDHLCSRYLSADTDYVMYQLKSTSVKLLIHSAMPFIYVLFIWLMMWANPDEMMVVQRQPSPLGETVWDVFCSAAGTLLIVAAVTVFYWAQDGWSNHPIAKQLQLLTSATLPDWRSVATNINDEYRRDTKIIIRSNAISTLVVTESWIIKTNMYVHNIIPQSEALLYAYKIDTKEVITDTLESAEFVNIGVKPQQQSRIKPFIIRINVVHIKDLRDRLQQPILVMPSVQFRTLTERFVEAFKEEVAQNPTVPSAYVPDEGDCCLACLQAQPDVKIAKYCLDVDAAGSVLPEQERCQPCGCRPLWCVSCLATWFASQQQRAERDTWLSKKTTCPMCRARFCVRDVCYLEGRRTPPAQEGEEEVLPETEQ, encoded by the exons ATGGTGCCGCACATCATTTACGGCATCATCTTTGTGATGCTGTTTTTCTTCACCATCTTCCCGACGGCCGAGATGGAATCGGTCGGGCTGACGGTGGACCATCTCTGCTCGCGCTACCTGTCCGCCGACACGGACTACGTGATGTACCAGCTAAAATCGACCAGCGTGAAGCTGCTGATCCACTCGGCCATGCCGTTCATCTACGTCCTCTTCATCTGGCTGATGATGTGGGCCAACCCGGACgagatgatggtggtgcagCGGCAACCATCGCCGTTGGGGGAAACGGTCTGGGATGTGTTCTGTAGCGCTGCCGGCACGCTGTTGATTGTGGCCGCTGTGACCGTTTTCTACTGGGCCCAGGACGGTTGGAGCAATCATCCGATCGcgaagcagctgcagctgctgaccAGCGCCACGCTGCCCGATTGGCGATCCGTTGCCACCAACATTAACGACGAGTATCGAAG GGATACCAAAATTATCATCCGTTCCAACGCTATCTCGACCCTGGTGGTGACGGAAAGTTGGATCATTAAAACGAACATGTACGTGCACAATATCATCCCCCAGAGTGAAGCACTGCTGTACGCGTACAAG ATCGACACCAAGGAGGTGATCACCGACACGCTCGAGTCGGCCGAGTTCGTCAATATCGGCGTGAAGCCCCAGCAGCAGTCCCGCATCAAGCCGTTCATCATACGCATCAACGTGGTGCACATCAAGGATCTGCGCGACCGGCTGCAGCAACCGATCCTGGTGATGCCCTCGGTGCAGTTCCGCACCCTGACCGAGCGGTTCGTGGAAGCGTTCAAGGAGGAGGTCGCCCAAAACCCGACCGTGCCGAGCGCGTACGTGCCGGACGAGGGCGACTGCTGCTTGGCGTGTCTGCAGGCCCAGCCGGACGTCAAGATTGCCAAGTACTGTCTGGATGTGGACGCGGCCGGCTCGGTACTGCCCGAGCAGGAGCGCTGCCAGCCGTGCGGCTGCCGGCCGCTCTGGTGCGTCAGCTGTCTGGCGACGTGGTTCgcgtcgcagcagcagcgggccgAGCGGGACACGTGGCTCAGCAAGAAGACGACCTGTCCGATGTGTCGGGCACGGTTTTGCGTGCGCGATGTGTGCTATCTCGAGGGACGCCGGACGCCGCCCGCAcaggagggggaggaggaggtgctGCCGGAGACGGAGCAATAA
- the LOC120900940 gene encoding uncharacterized protein LOC120900940 isoform X1, whose product MVPHIIYGIIFVMLFFFTIFPTAEMESVGLTVDHLCSRYLSADTDYVMYQLKSTSVKLLIHSAMPFIYVLFIWLMMWANPDEMMVVQRQPSPLGETVWDVFCSAAGTLLIVAAVTVFYWAQDGWSNHPIAKQLQLLTSATLPDWRSVATNINDEYRRDTKIIIRSNAISTLVVTESWIIKTNMYVHNIIPQSEALLYAYKVSGRMLFLLSRPRSLISAPCFASHTADRHQGGDHRHARVGRVRQYRREAPAAVPHQAVHHTHQRGAHQGSARPAAATDPGDALGAVPHPDRAVRGSVQGGGRPKPDRAERVRAGRGRLLLGVSAGPAGRQDCQVLSGCGRGRLGTARAGALPAVRLPAALVRQLSGDVVRVAAAAGRAGHVAQQEDDLSDVSGTVLRARCVLSRGTPDAARTGGGGGGAAGDGAINVYTLYSVSLCFPLQDDRQKGEVLHARGGDEYLRELCQNNSENSIFVLGACV is encoded by the exons ATGGTGCCGCACATCATTTACGGCATCATCTTTGTGATGCTGTTTTTCTTCACCATCTTCCCGACGGCCGAGATGGAATCGGTCGGGCTGACGGTGGACCATCTCTGCTCGCGCTACCTGTCCGCCGACACGGACTACGTGATGTACCAGCTAAAATCGACCAGCGTGAAGCTGCTGATCCACTCGGCCATGCCGTTCATCTACGTCCTCTTCATCTGGCTGATGATGTGGGCCAACCCGGACgagatgatggtggtgcagCGGCAACCATCGCCGTTGGGGGAAACGGTCTGGGATGTGTTCTGTAGCGCTGCCGGCACGCTGTTGATTGTGGCCGCTGTGACCGTTTTCTACTGGGCCCAGGACGGTTGGAGCAATCATCCGATCGcgaagcagctgcagctgctgaccAGCGCCACGCTGCCCGATTGGCGATCCGTTGCCACCAACATTAACGACGAGTATCGAAG GGATACCAAAATTATCATCCGTTCCAACGCTATCTCGACCCTGGTGGTGACGGAAAGTTGGATCATTAAAACGAACATGTACGTGCACAATATCATCCCCCAGAGTGAAGCACTGCTGTACGCGTACAAGGTGAGTGGTAGGATGCTGTTCCTCCTGTCCCGTCCCCGATCTCTAATTTCCGCTCCCTGTTTCGCCTCACACACCGCAGATCGACACCAAGGAGGTGATCACCGACACGCTCGAGTCGGCCGAGTTCGTCAATATCGGCGTGAAGCCCCAGCAGCAGTCCCGCATCAAGCCGTTCATCATACGCATCAACGTGGTGCACATCAAGGATCTGCGCGACCGGCTGCAGCAACCGATCCTGGTGATGCCCTCGGTGCAGTTCCGCACCCTGACCGAGCGGTTCGTGGAAGCGTTCAAGGAGGAGGTCGCCCAAAACCCGACCGTGCCGAGCGCGTACGTGCCGGACGAGGGCGACTGCTGCTTGGCGTGTCTGCAGGCCCAGCCGGACGTCAAGATTGCCAAGTACTGTCTGGATGTGGACGCGGCCGGCTCGGTACTGCCCGAGCAGGAGCGCTGCCAGCCGTGCGGCTGCCGGCCGCTCTGGTGCGTCAGCTGTCTGGCGACGTGGTTCgcgtcgcagcagcagcgggccgAGCGGGACACGTGGCTCAGCAAGAAGACGACCTGTCCGATGTGTCGGGCACGGTTTTGCGTGCGCGATGTGTGCTATCTCGAGGGACGCCGGACGCCGCCCGCAcaggagggggaggaggaggtgctGCCGGAGACGGAGCAATAAATGTGTATACACTGTACAGCGTGAGTCTTTGTTTTCCCCTCCAGGATGACCGCCAAAAAGGGGAAGTTTTACATGCACGGGGAGGGGATGAGTACTTGCGCGAGTTATGTCAAAATAATTCAGAAAATTCCATTTTCGTGCtgggtgcatgtgtgtga
- the LOC120900939 gene encoding sentrin-specific protease 1-like isoform X2, protein MKMFPETLISRLKQLLTGGGGSGGSTDGNDPPVEQSIVGNHHHHQHNSSSGNNSSSRPLLQQNGAHGGLSNTMANARRLSEITDMPPVNHQHVPYVPTLGLVQRNTLPGVVGSSRSSIIGTGGGSSSNTNRSSTVLNDRFGASALRPLGRRNNNGPPPSLIPIKYATARPSIGSQGNGGTSRPFAGGLFRQQQQHIPAAVPRPSEPGNVSLLATDFSNLLRSKNRLTPSTGSDGTAAALDRDLSVQREVRRKYEALMQKFIPIANNPPPLGAYERYTRKPINGDAVQRPEAAEAEKKHGASLELTDDEEEHVQDVSDASDDCVEVTSKSAGRLFTTIDPHQLSAAQEREEEEQSAAAAAAALLPEPVNSVRARFETKHVFRDDIIQDVQARYGSLFSQRKSLIEQERHRLGSLRQCTQQQETEARNKLHHYVCSFYKFDVLDESELKEGTPEPEVVPLPELTREQLDEMQRKLRTGHQVVMEKFNLRITGNDLVTLQDMNWLNDAVINFYMELLRERGEQKRDQGLPKVYTMNTFFLPQLLKMGYAGVRRWTRKVDLLAHDMIVVPVHVGGIHWCMATIDLRHKTIHYYDSMGSPNNAVLNALEQYLCEESLDKRKAPFDKTGLTKQNMRDCPRQKNGSDCGVFSCMFAEFLSRDHPITFDQSNMPYFRKKMTIEIMLGKLLT, encoded by the exons ATGAAGATGTTTCCCGAGACGCTCATATCGCGCCTGAAGCAGTTGCTGACGGGCGGTGGCGGTAGTGGCGGCAGTACCGACGGCAACGACC CGCCAGTGGAACAGTCAATAGTGGGcaatcaccaccatcaccaacacaACAGTAGTAgcggcaacaacagcagtagtAGGCCTTTGCTGCAGCAGAACGGTGCGCACGGGGGGCTTTCCAATACGATGGCGAACGCACGGCGGCTCAGCGAAATCACCGACATGCCGCCGGTGAACCACCAGCACGTCCCGTACGTTCCCACGCTCGGCCTGGTGCAGCGGAACACACTTCCGGGTGTCGTCGGTAGCAGCCGGAGCAGCATCATCGGAACcggtggcggcagcagcagcaacaccaacaggAGCAGCACCGTCCTCAACGATCGGTTCGGTGCATCAGCACTACGTCCGCTCGGGCGAAGAAACAACAATGGGCCTCCGCCGAGCTTGATCCCAATCAAGTACGCTACGGCACGGCCATCAATCGGTAGCCAGGGTAACGGCGGTACCAGCAGACCGTTCGCGGGGGGACTgttccggcagcagcagcagcacatcccGGCCGCGGTTCCGCGCCCCTCCGAACCCGGCAACGTGTCTCTGCTAGCGACGGATTTCAGCAACCTGCTCCGCTCCAAGAACAGATTGACGCCGTCGACCGGGTCCGACGGTACGGCGGCAGCACTAGACCGCGATCTAAGCGTGCAGCGCGAAGTACGACGGAAGTACGAAGCGTTGATGCAGAAGTTCATCCCGATCGCGAACAATCCCCCACCGCTGGGTGCGTACGAGCGGTACACGCGCAAACCCATCAACGGAGATGCGGTGCAGCGACCAGAAGCGGCAGAAGCGGAGAAGAAGCACGGTGCCTCGCTGGAACTGACGGACGATGAGGAGGAGCATGTGCAGGATGTGAGCGATGCCAGCGATGACTGTGTAGAGGTGACGAGCAAATCGGCCGGCCGCCTGTTTACCACGATCGATCCGCACCAGCTGAGCGCTGCGCAGGAACGGGAGGAGGAAGAGCAatcggcggcggccgccgccgccgccctcCTGCCCGAGCCGGTCAACTCCGTCCGGGCGCGGTTCGAGACGAAGCACGTGTTCCGGGACGACATCATACAGGACGTGCAGGCGCGGTACGGCAGCCTGTTCAGCCAGCGCAAGTCGCTGATCGAGCAGGAGCGGCACCGGCTCGGCAGCCTGCGCCAGTgcacgcagcagcaggagaCGGAGGCGCGCAACAAGCTGCACCACTACGTCTGCTCGTTCTACAAGTTCGACGTGCTGGACGAGTCGGAGCTGAAGGAGGGTACGCCCGAGCCGGAGGTGGTGCCGCTGCCCGAGCTGACCCGGGAGCAGCTGGACGAGATGCAGCGCAAGCTGCGCACCGGCCACCAGGTGGTGATGGAGAAGTTCAACCTGCGCATCACCGGCAACGATCTCGTCACGCTGCAGGACATGAACTGGCTGAACGATGCGGTGATCAACTTCTACATGGAGCTGCTGCGCGAGCGAGGCGAGCAGAAGCGCGACCAGGGCCTGCCGAAGGTGTACACGATGAACACGTTCTTTCTGCCCCAGCTGCTGAAGATGGGCTACGCCGGCGTGCGGCGCTGGACGCGCAAGGTCGACCTGCTGGCGCACGATATGATCGTGGTGCCAGTGCACGTCGGCGGCATCCACTGGTGCATGGCGACGATCGATCTGCGGCACAAGACGATCCACTACTACGACTCGATGGGCTCGCCCAACAATGCGGTGCTCAATGCGCTCGAGCAGTATCTGTGCGAGGAGTCGCTGGACAAGCGCAAGGCACCGTTCGACAAGACCGGGCTGACGAAGCAGAACATGCGCGACTGTCCGCGGCAGAAGAACGGCAGCGACTGCGGTGTGTTTAGCTGCATGTTTGCGGAGTTTCTGTCGCGTGACCACCCGATCACGTTCGACCAGTCGAACATGCCGTACTTCCGCAAGAAGATGACGATCGAAATCATGCTCGGCAAGCTGCTGACGTAA
- the LOC120900939 gene encoding sentrin-specific protease 1-like isoform X1, with the protein MKMFPETLISRLKQLLTGGGGSGGSTDGNDRKRKSVALLDVDAKKRRMTTLSSIPAPVEQSIVGNHHHHQHNSSSGNNSSSRPLLQQNGAHGGLSNTMANARRLSEITDMPPVNHQHVPYVPTLGLVQRNTLPGVVGSSRSSIIGTGGGSSSNTNRSSTVLNDRFGASALRPLGRRNNNGPPPSLIPIKYATARPSIGSQGNGGTSRPFAGGLFRQQQQHIPAAVPRPSEPGNVSLLATDFSNLLRSKNRLTPSTGSDGTAAALDRDLSVQREVRRKYEALMQKFIPIANNPPPLGAYERYTRKPINGDAVQRPEAAEAEKKHGASLELTDDEEEHVQDVSDASDDCVEVTSKSAGRLFTTIDPHQLSAAQEREEEEQSAAAAAAALLPEPVNSVRARFETKHVFRDDIIQDVQARYGSLFSQRKSLIEQERHRLGSLRQCTQQQETEARNKLHHYVCSFYKFDVLDESELKEGTPEPEVVPLPELTREQLDEMQRKLRTGHQVVMEKFNLRITGNDLVTLQDMNWLNDAVINFYMELLRERGEQKRDQGLPKVYTMNTFFLPQLLKMGYAGVRRWTRKVDLLAHDMIVVPVHVGGIHWCMATIDLRHKTIHYYDSMGSPNNAVLNALEQYLCEESLDKRKAPFDKTGLTKQNMRDCPRQKNGSDCGVFSCMFAEFLSRDHPITFDQSNMPYFRKKMTIEIMLGKLLT; encoded by the coding sequence ATGAAGATGTTTCCCGAGACGCTCATATCGCGCCTGAAGCAGTTGCTGACGGGCGGTGGCGGTAGTGGCGGCAGTACCGACGGCAACGACCGTAAGCGAAAAAGTGTAGCGCTGCTAGACGTCGATGCGAAAAAGCGCCGAATGACGACCCTGTCTTCGATTCCAGCGCCAGTGGAACAGTCAATAGTGGGcaatcaccaccatcaccaacacaACAGTAGTAgcggcaacaacagcagtagtAGGCCTTTGCTGCAGCAGAACGGTGCGCACGGGGGGCTTTCCAATACGATGGCGAACGCACGGCGGCTCAGCGAAATCACCGACATGCCGCCGGTGAACCACCAGCACGTCCCGTACGTTCCCACGCTCGGCCTGGTGCAGCGGAACACACTTCCGGGTGTCGTCGGTAGCAGCCGGAGCAGCATCATCGGAACcggtggcggcagcagcagcaacaccaacaggAGCAGCACCGTCCTCAACGATCGGTTCGGTGCATCAGCACTACGTCCGCTCGGGCGAAGAAACAACAATGGGCCTCCGCCGAGCTTGATCCCAATCAAGTACGCTACGGCACGGCCATCAATCGGTAGCCAGGGTAACGGCGGTACCAGCAGACCGTTCGCGGGGGGACTgttccggcagcagcagcagcacatcccGGCCGCGGTTCCGCGCCCCTCCGAACCCGGCAACGTGTCTCTGCTAGCGACGGATTTCAGCAACCTGCTCCGCTCCAAGAACAGATTGACGCCGTCGACCGGGTCCGACGGTACGGCGGCAGCACTAGACCGCGATCTAAGCGTGCAGCGCGAAGTACGACGGAAGTACGAAGCGTTGATGCAGAAGTTCATCCCGATCGCGAACAATCCCCCACCGCTGGGTGCGTACGAGCGGTACACGCGCAAACCCATCAACGGAGATGCGGTGCAGCGACCAGAAGCGGCAGAAGCGGAGAAGAAGCACGGTGCCTCGCTGGAACTGACGGACGATGAGGAGGAGCATGTGCAGGATGTGAGCGATGCCAGCGATGACTGTGTAGAGGTGACGAGCAAATCGGCCGGCCGCCTGTTTACCACGATCGATCCGCACCAGCTGAGCGCTGCGCAGGAACGGGAGGAGGAAGAGCAatcggcggcggccgccgccgccgccctcCTGCCCGAGCCGGTCAACTCCGTCCGGGCGCGGTTCGAGACGAAGCACGTGTTCCGGGACGACATCATACAGGACGTGCAGGCGCGGTACGGCAGCCTGTTCAGCCAGCGCAAGTCGCTGATCGAGCAGGAGCGGCACCGGCTCGGCAGCCTGCGCCAGTgcacgcagcagcaggagaCGGAGGCGCGCAACAAGCTGCACCACTACGTCTGCTCGTTCTACAAGTTCGACGTGCTGGACGAGTCGGAGCTGAAGGAGGGTACGCCCGAGCCGGAGGTGGTGCCGCTGCCCGAGCTGACCCGGGAGCAGCTGGACGAGATGCAGCGCAAGCTGCGCACCGGCCACCAGGTGGTGATGGAGAAGTTCAACCTGCGCATCACCGGCAACGATCTCGTCACGCTGCAGGACATGAACTGGCTGAACGATGCGGTGATCAACTTCTACATGGAGCTGCTGCGCGAGCGAGGCGAGCAGAAGCGCGACCAGGGCCTGCCGAAGGTGTACACGATGAACACGTTCTTTCTGCCCCAGCTGCTGAAGATGGGCTACGCCGGCGTGCGGCGCTGGACGCGCAAGGTCGACCTGCTGGCGCACGATATGATCGTGGTGCCAGTGCACGTCGGCGGCATCCACTGGTGCATGGCGACGATCGATCTGCGGCACAAGACGATCCACTACTACGACTCGATGGGCTCGCCCAACAATGCGGTGCTCAATGCGCTCGAGCAGTATCTGTGCGAGGAGTCGCTGGACAAGCGCAAGGCACCGTTCGACAAGACCGGGCTGACGAAGCAGAACATGCGCGACTGTCCGCGGCAGAAGAACGGCAGCGACTGCGGTGTGTTTAGCTGCATGTTTGCGGAGTTTCTGTCGCGTGACCACCCGATCACGTTCGACCAGTCGAACATGCCGTACTTCCGCAAGAAGATGACGATCGAAATCATGCTCGGCAAGCTGCTGACGTAA
- the LOC120903737 gene encoding membrane-bound transcription factor site-2 protease: protein MELIVILGVVVLLYVVLLFFDGFFKSCMHYPYDAFLRGTGLTVKFLRLQWHTTALNRSIVKWSTKYPKILDCSFNAGVYLSLVLMPFAIVMIVVSSLQTNLHGQSAKVVTTGGAGGGDPRTSAARRVVEIDLVVPGVNLPINELGYYVAALAINSVVHELGHGLAAVLEDVQIRGFGLHVLLIIPMAYTQLDSDLLNTLRLWKKLRVLCAGIWHNLLLGLLTYLLFMATPFLFSALYRTSDGVIVTALKNNSPMAGARGLEHGDIVRSINSCEIRHEDSWFECLLHTIHSPPAYCVSTDFVHLNDESVPMSHKNDGLIECCGSDNTASSCFEYMVDANEDDVPLPQHMCLNIRKTIENSFGYCQHNGQCAEGHCFKPSISNYTTIMQIRRESKPDVIYIGHPGDATRTVHVSRFIPKTGLFAPRLADSIQLLLKYVTVFAIGLAFINVMPCYGFDGQHIVNALLSDGAIQQRIPQKSKRDMISLAVNVVGTLFVFILVAKVFWLSLSRLLSV, encoded by the exons ATGGAGCTGATTGTGATTTTAGGCGTTGTGGTGCTGCTGTAcgtggtgctgttgtttttcGACGGATTTTTTAAG AGCTGCATGCACTACCCGTACGATGCATTCCTGCGAGGGACCGGACTGACGGTCAAGTTCCTACGCCTTCAGTGGCACACCACGGCCCTGAACCGCTCCATCGTGAAATGGAGCACAAAGTATCCGAAAATACTCGACTGCAGCTTCAATGCGGGCGTCTACCTCAGTCTGGTGCTGATGCCGTTTGCCATCGTGATGATTGTCGTGTCTTCCCTGCAAACAAACCTTCACGGCCAGTCGGCGAAGGTAGTCACAACCGGCGGGGCGGGTGGCGGCGATCCGCGCACATCCGCGGCCCGCCGTGTGGTGGAGATCGATCTGGTGGTGCCGGGTGTGAACCTGCCCATCAACGAGCTAGGCTACTACGTGGCCGCCCTAGCCATCAACAGTGTGGTGCACGAGCTCGGGCACGGGCTGGCCGCGGTACTGGAGGACGTCCAGATCCGGGGCTTTGGGCTGCACGTGCTGCTCATCATCCCGATGGCGTACACGCAGCTCGACTCGGACCTGCTGAACACGCTGCGCCTGTGGAAGAAGCTGCGCGTCCTTTGTGCCGGCATCTGGCACAATCTGCTGCTCGGCCTGCTAACATACCTGCTGTTTATGGCCACGCCGTTCCTCTTCTCGGCGCTCTACCGCACCAGCGACGGTGTGATCGTGACGGCGCTGAAAAACAACTCCCCGATGGCGGGAGCGCGCGGACTCGAGCACGGCGACATCGTCCGCTCGATCAACAGCTGCGAGATCCGGCACGAGGACAGCTGGTTCGAGTGTTTGCTGCACACGATCCACTCGCCGCCCGCCTACTGCGTCTCGACCGACTTTGTGCACCTGAACGACGAGTCCGTCCCGATGTCGCACAAGAACGACGGGCTGATCGAGTGCTGCGGCAGCGACAATACCGCGTCCAGCTGCTTCGAGTACATGGTGGACGCGAACGAGGACGACGTGCCGCTACCGCAGCACATGTGCCTCAACAtacgcaaaacgatcgagaaCAGCTTCGGCTACTGCCAGCACAATGGGCAGTGTGCGGAAGGGCACTGCTTCAAGCCGAGCATCAGCAACTACACCACGATCATGCAGATACGGCGCGAGTCGAAGCCGGACGTGATCTACATCGGCCATCCGGGCGATGCGACCCGCACCGTGCACGTGTCACGCTTCATCCCCAAGACGGGCCTGTTCGCGCCCCGGCTGGCCGACTCGATCCAGCTGCTGCTCAAGTACGTGACCGTGTTTGCGATCGGGCTGGCGTTCATCAACGTGATGCCGTGCTACGGCTTCGATGGGCAGCACATCGTCAATGCGCTGCTGTCGGACGGTGCGATCCAGCAGCGGATACCGCAGAAAAGCAAGCGGGACATGATTTCGCTCGCGGTCAACGTGGTCGGCACGCTGTTCGTGTTCATACTTGTGGCGAAGGTGTTCTGGCTGTCGCTCTCCCGGCTGCTGTCCGTATGA